The genomic DNA GATCCATAAACTGCGACAACTGGGAGCTACCAAAAAACTCCTTAATCGAAGCAATTACTGGACGTATGTTAATCAGCGCCTGTGGCGTAATCACATTAGCATCCTGAATCGACATTCTTTCGCGCACCACGCGTTCCATACGGGATAAACCTATACGGAACTGGTTCTGAAGCAATTCACCTACAGAGCGCAAACGACGGTTGCCCAAATGATCAATATCGTCTGTGCTTCCGATTCCATGAAGTAAGTTAATAAAATAACTGATGGAGGAAATAATATCGGCAGGCGTAATATTTTTAACCGATTTATCAATATTTCCGTTGGCAATCAGTTTTACAACTTTACCATCCTCAATCGGCGAGAATATGTCGATCGTTTGAAGAGGAATATCGTTGCTTTCCAGCACGCCAGTAGCAACATGATACGTACGGTGTCCTACCGATTCCTCCAGCTGGGCCAAAATCTCGTCCAACAGGCGGCGATCCACCATTTGTCCTGCTTCAGCGATGATTTCACCGGTTGTCGTATCAATTAAAGTCTCAGCAAGCCGTTGATTGAACAGACGGTTTTTGATGTGAAGCTTTTTATTGATTTTGTAACGGCCTACGTTGGCCAGATCATAACGTTTTGGATCAAAGAAACGTGCAACGAGCAAGCTCTTTGCATTATCCAGTGTAGGTGGCTCACCCGGACGAAGACGCTCATAAATCTCAATCAGCGCTTTTTCCGTAGAGTCCGTATTGTCTTTATCAAGAGTATTACGGATATATTCGTCATTGCCGAGCAAATCCAGAATCTCAGCATCAGTGCCAAAACCAAGCGCACGCAGCAACACTGTAACCGGAATTTTACGGGTACGGTCAATCCGGACATAGATAATGTCCTTCGCATCCATCTCCAGTTCGAGCCAAGCCCCCCGGTTAGGAATTACCGTTGCGGTGTATGTTGTTTTCGCATTCTTGTCGACTTTTGTGCTGAAATAGACGCTGGGAGAGCGAACCAACTGGCTGACAATAACCCGTTCCGCACCGTTAATAATAAACGTACCCGTATCAGTCATCAGCGGGAAGTCTCCCATGAATACTTCCTGCTCTTTCACTTCCCCGGTCTCTTTATTAATAAGCCGGACTTTTACCCGAAGCGGTGCTGCATACGTTACGTCGCGTTCCTTTGCGTCGTCAACGGTATATTTAGGTTCTCCGAGAGAATAGTCGATAAACTCCAAAATCAGATTTCCTGTGAAATCCTGAATTGGCGAAATATCCCGAAACATCTCCCGCAATCCTTCCTCCAAAAACCAATCATAGGATTTTTGCTGGATCTCAATCAGGTTCGGAACCTCAAGTACCTCGTTAATACGTGCATAACTGCGCCGAGTGCGTCGACCATATTGAACAAGATGTCCTGCCAACTTAAACTCACCCCTCATGTCTACTCACTTTAAAAATTCATTGCGAACCTTTGTTTGTGACCTTATAATAAGACACATACAGAAGATTCAATCCACAAATACAGAAAAGCCCTTACTCGAATGCATTCGAAAAAAGAGCGACGTATCTGCAGAATCCTCTTACCGGAAGATCTTCATCACTTGTAGATTTGCCCAAAATGATTGTATTATACGTAATAAGTATAATTACTATACCCTTCTACGCATAAACCTATTGACATTTCAACAAACTAAAGCCATGGAGGGCATCCTAATACTGACATTTTATAATAATATCACAGACCAGGATTCAAGTCAATGGTCCTTTTGCATTTTTCTAAAACTTTTTTTCTGCCTTCAAAATACGGTAGCCTTTATCCTTCGTAACTTCCTCCACACGTCCGAAAAGGCTCTCGATTTTAGTGCTTGCCGAAGGGGCACCCTGCTTTTTCTGAATAACCACCCACAAAGCCCCACCTTCATTTAAATGCTCATAAGCAAGCTCAAAAATGGTATGCACGGTTTCCTTACCCGCACGTATAGGCGGATTCGTTAGAATCACGTCAAAACGATCAGCTTTCACTCTCTCAAACAGATCGCTTTGCTTTATGGTCACATTGGTAATCCCATTCCGCTCCGCATTCTCTATTGCCAGTTGAACGGCTCGCTCGTTAATATCCACCATTGTAACGTGACCATCCGGTACAAGCGCTGCTGCTGTCAAACCAATCGGTCCATAGCCGCACCCTACATCAAGCACCGAAGCCTGCGCAGGAAGCTGCATCGCCTCAATTAGCACACGGCTACCGTAATCAATCCCCTGCTTGGAGAAAACGCCTGAATCGCTGGCAAAACGGTATGTTCGCCCCCGCAGCACTGTTTCGAGGCTCCTCCGTTTATGCGCCGTTTCTGGCCGTTTGGAGTAATAATGATCAGACATTCATGACCACCTCCTTGGTTGTAATACCATCATAGCCTTCACTATAACGTCTCAGACATGCTTGTACTGCCGTTTTACAGCAACAAACCCCTTGAAGATCACCTCAAGGGGTTTGTTTTAGTAGATTGTCCGCTAGATAGCAGTCAATTATTTCACTTCTACGGAAGCGCCTGCTTCTTCCAATTTTGCTTTCAAGGAATCAGCTTCTTCTTTCGCAATTTTTTCTTTCAGTGGTTTTGGAGCGTTGTCAACCAGTTCTTTTGCTTCTTTCAGGCCAAGACCTGTGATTTCGCGAACTGCTTTGATAACGTTGATTTTGGAAGCGCCAGCGCTTGTCAAAATTACGTCGAACTCGGATTGCTCAGCTTCTGCGCCGCCGCCTGCTGCGCCACCTGCTACAGCTACTGGAGCTGCTGCAGTTACGCCGAATTCTTCTTCGATTGCTTTCACGAGATCGTTCAGTTCCAATACGGACATACCTTTAATTGCTTCCAAGATTTGCTCTTTACTCATGGTTGAACCTCCATTTAAATTCTTATTTTTTTGTTTTCAATCTGCTATACAGCAGCTTTAGACCCTAACTTATGCGCTTTGCTCTTCTTTTTCTGCAACAGCTTTAACTGCAAGCGCGAAGTTGCGCACAGGAGCTTGAAGCACGCTGAGGAGCATGGAAAGGAGACCTTCGCGGGATGGCAGTTCTGCCAGCGCTTTGATTTCCTCAACACCGATAACACGGCCTTCTACAACTGCACCTTTCAGTTCCAGCGCAGTGTTTTTCTTAGCGAAATCATTCAAGATTTTAGCTGCAGACACTGCATCATCTTTGCCGAACGCGATTGCAGTAGGACCTGTCAATACTGCGTCCAGTTCAGTCAATTCTGCTGCCGCAGTTGCACGACGGAGCAGCGTGTTTTTCAGCACTTGAAACTCGATTCCGGCTTCGCGAAGCTGCTTACGCAGCTCAGTTACTTGGGCAACATTCAGACCGCGATAGTCAGCAACCACAGTCGTTACGCTCTCGCGCAATTTTGCAGCTACAACTTCAACAGCTTCTTGTTTTGCTTGAATCACTTTTGCATTTGCCAAACTGTACACCTCCTGATCAATTTATCCGCTCTGCTCGACCAACCTATCCGGTGATCGCCCAAAGCTACCTTCATGAGCATGAAAAAAGCCTCCGTAGAGTACGAAGGCTTGATAAATCCACATGGACGGGACGAGCCCGTCACATGAAACGTTCTATCATAACACCTCGGTAGGAAATTAAGCCCAGAGGCACCTACTGTCTACGGTAAGCATATTCAACTTTAATGGTCAGCCACACGGACTCACAACTTTTACAGAATAACAAAATCAATTGAACGTGTCAATTAAAATATTATTTGTAAACAGATGCGTTCACACGAGCACTTGGTCCCATAGTCGAAGAAATAGCGATGTTTTTCAGGTATACACCTTTAGCAGCCGCTGGCTTCGCACGGTTCAAGGCTTCGATCAAAGCTTTAAGATTCTCGTTCAGTTGTTCAGCACTGAAGGATGCTTTGCCGATTGGCGCATGAATTTGACCCGCTTTGTCGAGACGGTATTCGATTTTACCGGCTTTAATTTCTTGAACAGCCTTGGCAACGTCGAAAGTAACTGTGCCTGCTTTAGGGTTTGGCATTAGGCCTTTACCACCGAGCAAACGACCCAGTTTACCAACCTCACTCATCATATCAGGTGTCGCAACGCAGACGTCGAATTCGAACCAGCCTTGTTGAATTTTGTTGATCATATCTTGATCGCCAACAAAATCAGCGCCAGCAGCTTCGGCTTCTTTCACTTTGTCACCTTTTGCAAATACCAGAACACGTTGTGTTTTACCCGTACCATGCGGCAGGACAACAACACCACGAACAGCCTGGTCTTGTTTACGGGAATCTACGCCCAGACGGACTGCCGCTTCAACAGTTTCGTCAAATTTAGCAGTTGCGCCTTTTTTCACCAATTCAACGGCTTCCAAAGGCTCATAAGTCGCTTCGCTGTCAATCAACTTAGCGGCTTCCAAGTATTTCTTACCATGTTTAGCCATAATCTTTTCCTCCTTATGTGGTATTAGCGGATATTCCTCCCACACTTACCGGACAGTCAAACTGTCGGCACACGAAGACTAATAAAAATTAGTCTACGATGGTGATACCCATGCTGCGAGCAGTACCTTCAACCATACGCATTGCCGATTCTACGGAAGCTGCGTTAAGGTCAGGCATTTTTTGCTCAGCAATTTGACGAACGGTAGCGCGATTTACAGTTGCAACTTTCGTTTTGTTCGGTTCACCGGAACCTTTTTCGATTTTAGCAGCAACTTTCAACAGCACAGCAGCCGGTGGAGTTTTGGTGATGAACGTAAAAGAACGATCTTCAAACACCGAAATTTCAACCGGGATGATCAGGCCTGCTTGATCAGCAGTACGAGCATTGAACTCTTTACAGAATGCCATGATGTTGACACCTGCTTGACCCAAAGCCGGACCTACTGGAGGCGCTGGATTAGCTTTACCTGCAGGGATCTGCAGTTTTACCATTTTGATTACCTTTTTTGCCACGGATGACACCTCCTTGACTCAATAGTGGTAGACGGACCTAATGATCCTCCCACAAGAAACCTGTAAGAAAAATCTATATTTTCTCCACCTGAGTATAATCCAACTCAAGCGGGGTTTCCCGTCCAAACATGTTAACGTGAACCTTAAGCTTGCTCTTCTCAACCAAAATTTCTTCCACGGAGCCCACAAAATTCGCAAAAGGACCAACTTTAATTCGCACGGATTCCTTAACATCGAATTCGATCTTCGGTTTCGGCTCTACCATGCCCATATGCTTCAGAATCTGTTCAACTTCTTCTGGAAGCAAAGCTGTCGGTTTGGAACCCGAGCCTGTTGATCCTACAAATCCCGTAACACCTGGTGTGTTGCGCACAACGTACCAAGAGTCGTCGGTTTGAACCATTTCGACCAAGACATAACCAGGGTAAACTTTACGCATAACGGTCTTTTTCTTACCGTCCTTGGTTACCAGTTCTTCTTCCATTGGAACAAGAACGCGGAAAATCTTGTCCTCCATGCCCATGGACTCAACGCGTTTCTCCAAATTGGCTTTGACTTTGTTCTCATACCCTGAATAGGTATGAACGACGTACCATCTTTTTTCCATATCAAGCCACCTGGAACCCTTCCTAGATAATCGCTTCGATCACAGCGGAAATGCCGATATCGAGAACCCAAAAATAAATCGTGACAAACGCAATCGTCCCAATGACAATCAGCGTATAGTTGGTCAGTTCTTTACGATTGGGCCAGCGAACCTTCTTGAGTTCAGCCCAGCTTTCAGAGAAAAAGGAAAACAGAGACTTGAAACTGCGTTTCACGCCGACTACACCTCCAAAAACTATCTGGTTTCCCGATGAGAAGTCTGTTCGTTACAGGACTTACAGAATTTCTTCATCTCCATGCGGTCGGGGTGATTACGCTTGTTTTTCGTCGTTGTGTAATTTCTTTGTTTGCATGTTGTACAAGCCAAAGTAATAATTACCCGCATGATGTGCACCTCCCGAAGACATCCAACACCGGAAGTCTCATAATTGATCCTAAAAAAAACCGCGAATTTAGGCCTACCTAAAACACTTTATCACACGCGGTTTTGCATGTCAACGAATGTTTGCATACATTTTGCAGTCCCGGCTGTGGTGCATTTTAACATCTGTTCATCCTTTAAAAATCATCTCTGAAAAACCTCTCCAAGATCCATGCGATATCTATTATTTATCTTTTTCAGTATAAATCATTCTTAACACATATAAACCTGCATATCCTGCCCTTAACGAATAAAAAAAGACTCAAACTCGAGCCTTTTCCCTGCCAGCCTCTACTTTCAGCTATCCCTTACTTCCAAATACTTTTCAAGTTTGCGCTTGACCCGTTGCAGCGCATTATCAATAGATTTCACGTGGCGGTCAAGGTCCTCGGCAATTTCCTGATATGAACGTCCGTCCAGATACAACATAAGCACCTTCCGTTCCAGCTCGCTCAGAATCTCGGACATCTTGTCCTCAAGGCCCACAAACTCTTCCTGATTGATAATCAGCTCTTCAGGATCACTTACCTGTGTTCCGCAAATCACGTCCAGTAACGTCCGATCAGACTCTTCATCGTAAATGGGCTTGTCCAGAGATACGTAGGAATTCAGAGGAATATGCTTTTGTCGTGTGGCCGTCTTGATTGCCGTAATGATCTGTCTTGTAATGCACAGCTCGGCAAAGCCCTTGAACGAAGCAAACTTGTCTCCCTTAAAATCACGAATAGATTTGTAGAGACCAATCATGCCCTCCTGAATAATATCCTCGCGATCAGCGCCGATCAGGAAGTAGGATCTGGCCTTGGCCCGCACGAAGTTCCGATATTTATTAATCAGAAACTCCAGTGCCTCCCCATCACCTTCATGGACTGCTCCGACAATGTCTTCATCATTTTTGTAATCAAACTTTGACAACATGATATCCTTGAGGTCCACACTCACTAACAATCCCTCCGGCTGCAACGCAAGGTACCCGTTACTCTCTCAAATATACGACAAGTATACGCGATGTAACCTGATACCGTCAACCACAACAGCCTAAAAAAGAAGAGAGCTAACAAAATTGTCAATGGTTTCAAAATGGGGAAGTATCCAATTAATGGATTTTCTTTCTCTAGACTATTCTCTTCTCCAGCGCTCAAACAGCTTTCGAAGTTCCGGGCTCAGCTTGGCTTCCAGCGAATTGCGGGACAACTTAGCGCTATCCTGCTCTATCCGCTTTTTCACTTCCTTTTCAGATTCCTCAATCTCGATCAGAAGTTCACGCGCTGACACCCTGAGCGCTCCTTGCCCAAAAGCAACATGTTGCTCCACCTGATCACTTGTCGCTACATAAATGCTTCTTCTCCGGCTGCCTAGCTCCCGAACCAATCGCTCAATGCACTCGTCAGCGGTCTCTTTTTCTTTTGTAAAATAAATCTGGACTTTACTCTGGGCATACGTTTTACCCAATCCTGGCACCCGGTAAGCATCAAAAACGACAATGACTCTTCTGCCGGAATACGCCTGATGATCCGCGAGTCGTTCAAGCAGTCTGTCCCTCGCTTCCTGCATCCCAGATTGTACCAGTGCGGAAAGTTCGGGCCAGGCTCCAATCATGTTGTAACCGTCCACAAGCAGAACATCCCGCGTGTCAGCCATATCATTAGCCCCGTGCCTGTCGTCCGCGCAACACTTCGTACATCACGACACCTGCGGCTACAGAAGCATTCAGGGAATTGATTTGCCCAGCCATCGGCAGCTTAACGAGTACGTCACATTTCTCGCGGATCAAACGCCCCATCCCTTTATTTTCATTACCAATGACGATGGCTACTGGCCCTGTGAATACACCATTTCCAAAAACCGGGTCCGTAGCTGTCACATCTGTGCCAACTACCCATACGCCTTCCTCTTTGAGACGGTCGATGGTTTGCCCCAAATTGTTCACACGCGCCACCGGAACATATTCAACCGCCCCCGCTGATGTTTTAGACACCGTTACAGTTACTGCCGCCGAACGTCTTTTCGGCACGATTACGCCATGTGCCCCTGTGCAGTCCGCTGTCCGAAGGATAGACCCTAGATTATGCGGATCTTCAATCTCATCCAATAGGATCAAAAACGGCTCTTCTCCCTTACTACGGGCAGTTGCGAGCAGTTCTTCCACTTCAACGTAGGCAAAAGGTGCAGCCTGTGCTACCACTCCCTGATGCTGTATTCCCGGAACCATTTGGTCAAGCTTACGCTTGTCCACCTGTAAAACAATGATCCCCGCTTTTTTTGCTTCAGCTGTAATAGGCAATGTCAGGTGCTTTTGTGCATTATCCGCAATCCATATTTTATTTATCGTTCTGCCTGAGCGAAGCGCCTCCGTTACCGAATGCTTACCGGCAATCCATTCTTCTTCCATTTCTATTTCCTCCCAGGAAACGGCGGATGCTTAGCGCATTTGGTCCGCTCGTTCCCAATTAAGATTTTTCTGTATTTTCCATTTGTGCAATACCATAAGTTATCAATTCTCTCAATCTATTCAACCGTCCATCGCTATAGAGAAAGCCGATCAATGCCTCCAGCGCAGTCGCGTGACGGTACTCAAGTACATCAGCGTTTTTGGGAAGGCTTCCTGACTTGGCATTTCTGCCTTGTCGGACAATACCACGTTCTTCCTCCGTCAGCACCGTCTCCAGCAGCACGAGCATACGGCTCTGCGCCTTGGCAGAGACCAGCCCTGTGGCTCGCCGATGTAAATGGTTCGGGCGCAGATTGGGCTGCGCCAGCAAATATTGCCGCACTGCGACCTCATACACGGCATCGCCAATGTAAGCCAGTGCAATCGGCGGCATCAGGCGGGCTGGCTTAGACGCAGGATACGGGAACCAGTTTCCCGCATCCTCCGCCCCCCCCATGTTCAGTGGCTTATCACTCATTTTCGCCGCCACCGCATACCCTGTGCCGTATCCTCAAGCACAATGCCTTTAGCAGCTAGCAGATCGCGAATTTCGTCGGCTCTACCCCAGTTTTTGGTTTTACGAGCTTCGACACGTTCCGCAATCAAATGTTCAATTTCATCATCCAACAATTCTTCCCTCGGTTCCGCATAAATACGGAGTACGTTGTTCATCGCATGAAAAGTATGCAATACAGTCTTCAATTCCGCCTGATTTACGACATCGCGCTGCAACAGATGATTCGCTTCGCTAACCCAGTCAAACACAGCAGTAATCGCGTCAGGTGTATTGAAATCATCATCCATTTTTTCGCCAAACTGCTGCAAAATTCCGTCAAGCTTGGCTTGCAGCTCCACCGCCACTTCCCCGTTGCTTTCCAGCGCATTGGCTAAACGATGATTCACGTTGGTAACTGCATTGGCAATCCGTTCGACGCTGTTCTCCGCCTGACTCATCGTCTCATGATTGTAGTTCAACGGATTTCGGTAATGCGTCGACAGCATAAAATAACGTAAAGCCTCGGGTTTGTGACGGGCACGCAGATCTTTAACCAAAATACCATTACCGAGTGATTTCGACATTTTTTCATTGTCAATGCGAATATATCCGTTATGCATCCAGTAACGGGCCAATGGCTTACCCGTAATCACCTCGGATTGTGCACATTCGCATTCGTGATGCGGGAATTGCAAATCCTGTCCGCCCCCGTGAATATCCAGCGTATCCCCCAGATAGTGGCGGGCCATGGCAGAGCATTCGATGTGCCAGCCCGGGCGTCCGTTGCCCCAAGGACTTGACCAATAAATTTCTCCTGGCTTGGCAGCCTTCCAGAGTACAAAATCCTCGGCATTTTCCTTACGTTCATCCACATTAATGCGAATCCCGAATTGAAGCTCCTCCAGATTCTGACCCGACAGCTGACCGTAGCATGTGAATTTTTTCGTCCGATAGAACACATCGCCATCATTCTCATAAGCATAACCTTTATCTACCAGTTCCTTAATAAAATCAATAATCAGATCCATGCTCTCGGTTACACGCGGATTCATGCTGGCGGCAGGAACATTCAATC from Paenibacillus sp. FSL R10-2782 includes the following:
- a CDS encoding class I SAM-dependent methyltransferase, coding for MSDHYYSKRPETAHKRRSLETVLRGRTYRFASDSGVFSKQGIDYGSRVLIEAMQLPAQASVLDVGCGYGPIGLTAAALVPDGHVTMVDINERAVQLAIENAERNGITNVTIKQSDLFERVKADRFDVILTNPPIRAGKETVHTIFELAYEHLNEGGALWVVIQKKQGAPSASTKIESLFGRVEEVTKDKGYRILKAEKKF
- the rplL gene encoding 50S ribosomal protein L7/L12, with product MSKEQILEAIKGMSVLELNDLVKAIEEEFGVTAAAPVAVAGGAAGGGAEAEQSEFDVILTSAGASKINVIKAVREITGLGLKEAKELVDNAPKPLKEKIAKEEADSLKAKLEEAGASVEVK
- the rplJ gene encoding 50S ribosomal protein L10; this translates as MANAKVIQAKQEAVEVVAAKLRESVTTVVADYRGLNVAQVTELRKQLREAGIEFQVLKNTLLRRATAAAELTELDAVLTGPTAIAFGKDDAVSAAKILNDFAKKNTALELKGAVVEGRVIGVEEIKALAELPSREGLLSMLLSVLQAPVRNFALAVKAVAEKEEQSA
- the rplA gene encoding 50S ribosomal protein L1, which translates into the protein MAKHGKKYLEAAKLIDSEATYEPLEAVELVKKGATAKFDETVEAAVRLGVDSRKQDQAVRGVVVLPHGTGKTQRVLVFAKGDKVKEAEAAGADFVGDQDMINKIQQGWFEFDVCVATPDMMSEVGKLGRLLGGKGLMPNPKAGTVTFDVAKAVQEIKAGKIEYRLDKAGQIHAPIGKASFSAEQLNENLKALIEALNRAKPAAAKGVYLKNIAISSTMGPSARVNASVYK
- the rplK gene encoding 50S ribosomal protein L11 gives rise to the protein MAKKVIKMVKLQIPAGKANPAPPVGPALGQAGVNIMAFCKEFNARTADQAGLIIPVEISVFEDRSFTFITKTPPAAVLLKVAAKIEKGSGEPNKTKVATVNRATVRQIAEQKMPDLNAASVESAMRMVEGTARSMGITIVD
- the nusG gene encoding transcription termination/antitermination protein NusG; this translates as MEKRWYVVHTYSGYENKVKANLEKRVESMGMEDKIFRVLVPMEEELVTKDGKKKTVMRKVYPGYVLVEMVQTDDSWYVVRNTPGVTGFVGSTGSGSKPTALLPEEVEQILKHMGMVEPKPKIEFDVKESVRIKVGPFANFVGSVEEILVEKSKLKVHVNMFGRETPLELDYTQVEKI
- the secE gene encoding preprotein translocase subunit SecE — protein: MKRSFKSLFSFFSESWAELKKVRWPNRKELTNYTLIVIGTIAFVTIYFWVLDIGISAVIEAII
- the rpmG gene encoding 50S ribosomal protein L33, with the protein product MRVIITLACTTCKQRNYTTTKNKRNHPDRMEMKKFCKSCNEQTSHRETR
- the sigH gene encoding RNA polymerase sporulation sigma factor SigH; protein product: MSVDLKDIMLSKFDYKNDEDIVGAVHEGDGEALEFLINKYRNFVRAKARSYFLIGADREDIIQEGMIGLYKSIRDFKGDKFASFKGFAELCITRQIITAIKTATRQKHIPLNSYVSLDKPIYDEESDRTLLDVICGTQVSDPEELIINQEEFVGLEDKMSEILSELERKVLMLYLDGRSYQEIAEDLDRHVKSIDNALQRVKRKLEKYLEVRDS
- a CDS encoding NYN domain-containing protein gives rise to the protein MADTRDVLLVDGYNMIGAWPELSALVQSGMQEARDRLLERLADHQAYSGRRVIVVFDAYRVPGLGKTYAQSKVQIYFTKEKETADECIERLVRELGSRRRSIYVATSDQVEQHVAFGQGALRVSARELLIEIEESEKEVKKRIEQDSAKLSRNSLEAKLSPELRKLFERWRRE
- the rlmB gene encoding 23S rRNA (guanosine(2251)-2'-O)-methyltransferase RlmB; this encodes MEEEWIAGKHSVTEALRSGRTINKIWIADNAQKHLTLPITAEAKKAGIIVLQVDKRKLDQMVPGIQHQGVVAQAAPFAYVEVEELLATARSKGEEPFLILLDEIEDPHNLGSILRTADCTGAHGVIVPKRRSAAVTVTVSKTSAGAVEYVPVARVNNLGQTIDRLKEEGVWVVGTDVTATDPVFGNGVFTGPVAIVIGNENKGMGRLIREKCDVLVKLPMAGQINSLNASVAAGVVMYEVLRGRQARG
- a CDS encoding ribonuclease III domain-containing protein; amino-acid sequence: MSDKPLNMGGAEDAGNWFPYPASKPARLMPPIALAYIGDAVYEVAVRQYLLAQPNLRPNHLHRRATGLVSAKAQSRMLVLLETVLTEEERGIVRQGRNAKSGSLPKNADVLEYRHATALEALIGFLYSDGRLNRLRELITYGIAQMENTEKS
- the cysS gene encoding cysteine--tRNA ligase yields the protein MPLQIYNTMTRSREPFVPLESGKVKMYVCGPTVYDYIHIGNARPVIVFDVVRSYLEYLGYDVNYVVNFTDVDDKLIRKARELDMDVSAVAEKFIAAYHEDLTGLNVPAASMNPRVTESMDLIIDFIKELVDKGYAYENDGDVFYRTKKFTCYGQLSGQNLEELQFGIRINVDERKENAEDFVLWKAAKPGEIYWSSPWGNGRPGWHIECSAMARHYLGDTLDIHGGGQDLQFPHHECECAQSEVITGKPLARYWMHNGYIRIDNEKMSKSLGNGILVKDLRARHKPEALRYFMLSTHYRNPLNYNHETMSQAENSVERIANAVTNVNHRLANALESNGEVAVELQAKLDGILQQFGEKMDDDFNTPDAITAVFDWVSEANHLLQRDVVNQAELKTVLHTFHAMNNVLRIYAEPREELLDDEIEHLIAERVEARKTKNWGRADEIRDLLAAKGIVLEDTAQGMRWRRK